A genomic region of Bombus fervidus isolate BK054 chromosome 17, iyBomFerv1, whole genome shotgun sequence contains the following coding sequences:
- the Qua gene encoding villin like protein quail isoform X2 — translation MDFSRRDDRTCRSDDSNGEIFKNVPRNSSTFRIWKIEGLRVTAVTGSNMGHFLSELAYIIYAVSPKDGPLPYPGMPVKEIKSTAIVRVIHFWIGSACDSTISGAAALRAAELDSQISATILSREAQGRESPRFLAYFRQHLVIENFHFETPSCKLHRVTGVAIPVLTELEKVHWDHFSSRDVILVDVLSQAIVFLWLGSSADPLHKRHAASILEVRKENNNGRIIIIDDGYEQTLPEGDRQLFASILNPSTRVVKPDRLYRVNTPSPVKLYRCNEQSGKYKVAELKSGPILRADLTSEAVYLIDRGEAGVWAWVGRNVNAREKLEAIRNARGFVKKKNYSNGVLVERALEACEPTEMKALIRGWEPAKTRPLTLPPNFDPDYMNERPKMATGCQLVDDGSGQRTLWRVTHKEGMIQVDDKGIYYAEACYVMCYKYGQGRRSRTIIYCWEGVHSINADREAALEAACHLSEDTSGQLVKASQGREPPHLLQIYDGKLKILAGRHRDSPPEKYLVRVFGSTPYTSKAVERPLRSSSSLDSSGVFILFSNSPVVWCGGRSTGDARQASRRLAPRNAPLITENNEDDDFWRELGGKGTYGTEVIDDGEELEKHLYQCLTDNEMFVGEEVLGFGQNSLLPEAIWLLDAGNVIWIWIGKSSIPKSLKECVHDAMIFLFTHPAGRDRNTTISIIKQGMEPSTFIGLFDNWNYNLLREYKSFETFCTLLQDKEFPPKIQTLSKSLSDFDNYVKYPLSVLKGDPENLPSGVDVVRKEMHLTFDNFIAIFKMEPDEFVKLPAWKRQRLKQSAGLF, via the exons ATGGATTTCTCTAGACGG GACGACAGAACCTGCCGTTCCGATGATTCTAACGGTGAAATCTTTAAGAATGTTCCGAGGAACAGCAGTACGTTTCGCATTTGGAAAATCGAG GGTTTACGAGTTACAGCCGTTACAGGAAGTAATATGGGACATTTCCTCTCGGAGTTGGCATACATTATCTACGCGGTGTCACCGAAAGACGGTCCACTACCTTACCCTGGAATGCCG GTTAAGGAGATAAAATCGACTGCGATAGTTCGTGTAATTCATTTTTGGATTGGATCTGCGTGCGATTCAACGATCTCTGGGGCAGCAGCCCTTCGAGCGGCCGAATTAGATTCGCAAATATCTGCCACGATTCTATCGAGGGAGGCCCAAGGACGAGAAAGTCCTAGATTTTTAGCCTATTTCCGCCAACATCTcgttattgaaaatttccacTTTGAAACACCATCGTGCAAATTGCACAGAGTAACTGGCGTAGCGATCCCTGTCTTGACGGAACTTGAAAAAGTTCATTGGGATCATTTCAGTTCACGGGACGTTATTCTTGTGGACGTTCTATCGCA GGCTATCGTATTCCTTTGGTTGGGATCGTCAGCGGATCCATTGCACAAACGACACGCTGCCAGTATCTTGGAagtgagaaaagaaaataacaatgGTCGTATCATCATCATCGATGATGGTTACGAACAGACACTACCGGAGGGAGATAGACAACTGTTCGCCAGTATTTTAAATCCTTCGACGAGAGTGGTGAAGCCGGATCGCCTTTACCGAGTCAATACGCCAAGCCCGGTCAAATTGTATAGATGTAACGAACAATCCGGTAAATATAAGGTCGCTGAACTGAAATCTGGACCGATTCTCCGAGCTGATCTCACATCCGAAGCCGTTTACTTAATCGACCGTGGTGAGGCTGGTGTTTGGGCTTGGGTCGGACGTAATGTGAACGCCCGTGAAAAATTGGAAGCGATTCGTAACGCACGAGgatttgtaaaaaagaaaaattatagtaaTGGTGTATTAGTGGAAAGAGCGCTAGAAGCTTGCGAACCAACGGAGATGAAGGCTCTTATTAGAGGATGGGAACCGGCGAAGACAAGACCGCTTACTCTACCACCAAATTTTGATCCCGACTATATGAATGAAAGACCTAAAATGGCTACTGGGTGCCAACTAGTTGACGATGGATCCGGTCAAAGAACTCTTTGGAGAGTAACCCATAAAGAAGGAATGATTCAAGTGGATGACAAAGGAATATACTACGCAGAAGCTTGTTACGTAATGTGTTACAAATATGGACAAGGACGTAGGAGTAGAACAATC ATTTATTGTTGGGAAGGAGTCCATTCTATAAACGCGGATCGAGAAGCCGCTTTAGAAGCAGCTTGTCATTTGTCAGAAGATACCTCTGGCCAGTTAGTAAAAGCATCTCAAGGCAGAGAACCACCTCATTTGTTGCAGATTTAcgatggaaaattgaaaatactaGCTGGAAGGCATCGCGATTCTC CTCCGGAAAAGTATCTCGTTAGAGTTTTCGGATCTACTCCATACACGTCGAAAGCAGTTGAACGACCTTTGAGATCATCCAGCAGCCTCGATTCTAGTGGagtttttattctattttctaattcaCCTGTAGTATGGTGTGGTGGAAGAAGTACTGGTGACGCTAGACAAGCATCTAGACGACTTGCGCCCAGAAATGCACCTTTGATAACTGAAAATAACGAAGATGACGATTTTTGGAGAGAACTCGGAG GTAAAGGTACTTACGGCACAGAAGTTATTGACGACGGAGAAGAACTTGAAAAACATCTATACCAATGCTTGACGGACAATGAAATGTTCGTTGGCGAAGAAGTTCTTGGATTTGGTCAAAACAGTCTTCTTCCAGAAGCTATATGGTTATTAGATGCAGGAAATGTGATATGGATCTGGATTGGAAAATCTTCTATTCCTAAATCGTTAAAGGAGTGTGTACATGATgcaatgatatttttattcactCACCCAGCTGGTCGAGATCGAAACAcaacgatttctataattaaaCAGG GAATGGAACCTTCAACGTTCATTGGATTATTCGATAACTGGAATTACAATTTACTGAGAGAATACAAATCGTTTGAAACATTTTGCACACTTCTGCAAGATAAAGAATTTCCACCGAAAATACAAACGTTATCGAAATCATTGAGTGACTTCgataattatgtaaaatatcctCTTTCTGTCTTAAAAGGTGATCCGGAAAATTTACCATCTGGTGTTGACGTCGTCCGCAAAGAAATGCATCTTACTTTCGATAATTTCATTGCGATTTTTAAAATGGAACCAGACGAATTTGTAAAACTTCCTGCTTGGAAAAGACAAAGACTAAAACAATCGGCGGGacttttttaa
- the Prosbeta2 gene encoding proteasome beta2 subunit, producing the protein MSSVLVPEIPAPGFSFDLCQRNNFLVKKGFQAPKAVKTGTTIAGVVYKDGVVLGGDTRSTENTIVADKNCSKIHYLTENIYCCGAGTAADTEMTTQMISSQLELHRLNTNRIVPVCTANAMIKQLLFRYQGNIGAALILGGVDLDGPHLYCIHPHGSSDRHIYTSMGTGSLAAMAVFESRWKPDMTEEQAKELVADAIRAGIFNDLASGSNVDLCVIRKGSVDYLRPYDVANVKGQRNISYRYKRGTTAVLNKTVHPIIIEEETVHRLNTEPMDTSS; encoded by the exons AAACAATTTTTTGGTAAAGAAAGGATTCCAAGCACCTAAAGCTGTTAAAACAGGAACAACAATTGCTGGTGTTGTTTATAAAGATGGAGTGGTTCTTGGTGGTGATACAAGATCAACAGAAAATACCATAGTTGCTGATAAAAATTGTAGTAAGATTCATTATCTTACTGAAAATATATA ttGTTGCGGTGCTGGAACTGCTGCCGATACTGAAATGACAACTCAAATGATATCCAGTCAGTTGGAGTTACATCGTTTAAATACTAACCGCATAGTGCCAGTTTGTACGGCAAATGCTATGATTAAACAATTATTGTTCCGTTATCAAGGAAATATTGGAGCAGCTTTAATATTAGGAGGTGTTGATTTGGATGGACCACACTTATATTGTATTCATCCCCATGGATCTTCAGATCGTCACATTTATACTAGTATGGGTACAGGATCATTAGCTGCAATGGCTGTATTTGAAAGTAGATGGAAACCTGATATGACA GAAGAGCAGGCTAAAGAATTGGTTGCAGATGCCATTCGCGCTGGTATATTTAATGATCTAGCTTCTGGTTCTAACGTAGATTTATGTGTCATACGTAAAGGTTCTGTTGATTATTTACGTCCTTATGATGTTGCTAATGTTAAAGGACAGCGCAATATATCGTACCGATATAAACGTGGTACTACCGCCGTGCTTAACAAAACGGTTCATCCTATAATCATTGAAGAGGAAACTGTGCATAGGCTTAATACAGAGCCAATGGATACTTCATCATAA
- the Qua gene encoding villin like protein quail isoform X1, protein MSELLGKIEDPDDRTCRSDDSNGEIFKNVPRNSSTFRIWKIEGLRVTAVTGSNMGHFLSELAYIIYAVSPKDGPLPYPGMPVKEIKSTAIVRVIHFWIGSACDSTISGAAALRAAELDSQISATILSREAQGRESPRFLAYFRQHLVIENFHFETPSCKLHRVTGVAIPVLTELEKVHWDHFSSRDVILVDVLSQAIVFLWLGSSADPLHKRHAASILEVRKENNNGRIIIIDDGYEQTLPEGDRQLFASILNPSTRVVKPDRLYRVNTPSPVKLYRCNEQSGKYKVAELKSGPILRADLTSEAVYLIDRGEAGVWAWVGRNVNAREKLEAIRNARGFVKKKNYSNGVLVERALEACEPTEMKALIRGWEPAKTRPLTLPPNFDPDYMNERPKMATGCQLVDDGSGQRTLWRVTHKEGMIQVDDKGIYYAEACYVMCYKYGQGRRSRTIIYCWEGVHSINADREAALEAACHLSEDTSGQLVKASQGREPPHLLQIYDGKLKILAGRHRDSPPEKYLVRVFGSTPYTSKAVERPLRSSSSLDSSGVFILFSNSPVVWCGGRSTGDARQASRRLAPRNAPLITENNEDDDFWRELGGKGTYGTEVIDDGEELEKHLYQCLTDNEMFVGEEVLGFGQNSLLPEAIWLLDAGNVIWIWIGKSSIPKSLKECVHDAMIFLFTHPAGRDRNTTISIIKQGMEPSTFIGLFDNWNYNLLREYKSFETFCTLLQDKEFPPKIQTLSKSLSDFDNYVKYPLSVLKGDPENLPSGVDVVRKEMHLTFDNFIAIFKMEPDEFVKLPAWKRQRLKQSAGLF, encoded by the exons ATGTCAGAACTATTGGGAAAGATCGAAGATCCG GACGACAGAACCTGCCGTTCCGATGATTCTAACGGTGAAATCTTTAAGAATGTTCCGAGGAACAGCAGTACGTTTCGCATTTGGAAAATCGAG GGTTTACGAGTTACAGCCGTTACAGGAAGTAATATGGGACATTTCCTCTCGGAGTTGGCATACATTATCTACGCGGTGTCACCGAAAGACGGTCCACTACCTTACCCTGGAATGCCG GTTAAGGAGATAAAATCGACTGCGATAGTTCGTGTAATTCATTTTTGGATTGGATCTGCGTGCGATTCAACGATCTCTGGGGCAGCAGCCCTTCGAGCGGCCGAATTAGATTCGCAAATATCTGCCACGATTCTATCGAGGGAGGCCCAAGGACGAGAAAGTCCTAGATTTTTAGCCTATTTCCGCCAACATCTcgttattgaaaatttccacTTTGAAACACCATCGTGCAAATTGCACAGAGTAACTGGCGTAGCGATCCCTGTCTTGACGGAACTTGAAAAAGTTCATTGGGATCATTTCAGTTCACGGGACGTTATTCTTGTGGACGTTCTATCGCA GGCTATCGTATTCCTTTGGTTGGGATCGTCAGCGGATCCATTGCACAAACGACACGCTGCCAGTATCTTGGAagtgagaaaagaaaataacaatgGTCGTATCATCATCATCGATGATGGTTACGAACAGACACTACCGGAGGGAGATAGACAACTGTTCGCCAGTATTTTAAATCCTTCGACGAGAGTGGTGAAGCCGGATCGCCTTTACCGAGTCAATACGCCAAGCCCGGTCAAATTGTATAGATGTAACGAACAATCCGGTAAATATAAGGTCGCTGAACTGAAATCTGGACCGATTCTCCGAGCTGATCTCACATCCGAAGCCGTTTACTTAATCGACCGTGGTGAGGCTGGTGTTTGGGCTTGGGTCGGACGTAATGTGAACGCCCGTGAAAAATTGGAAGCGATTCGTAACGCACGAGgatttgtaaaaaagaaaaattatagtaaTGGTGTATTAGTGGAAAGAGCGCTAGAAGCTTGCGAACCAACGGAGATGAAGGCTCTTATTAGAGGATGGGAACCGGCGAAGACAAGACCGCTTACTCTACCACCAAATTTTGATCCCGACTATATGAATGAAAGACCTAAAATGGCTACTGGGTGCCAACTAGTTGACGATGGATCCGGTCAAAGAACTCTTTGGAGAGTAACCCATAAAGAAGGAATGATTCAAGTGGATGACAAAGGAATATACTACGCAGAAGCTTGTTACGTAATGTGTTACAAATATGGACAAGGACGTAGGAGTAGAACAATC ATTTATTGTTGGGAAGGAGTCCATTCTATAAACGCGGATCGAGAAGCCGCTTTAGAAGCAGCTTGTCATTTGTCAGAAGATACCTCTGGCCAGTTAGTAAAAGCATCTCAAGGCAGAGAACCACCTCATTTGTTGCAGATTTAcgatggaaaattgaaaatactaGCTGGAAGGCATCGCGATTCTC CTCCGGAAAAGTATCTCGTTAGAGTTTTCGGATCTACTCCATACACGTCGAAAGCAGTTGAACGACCTTTGAGATCATCCAGCAGCCTCGATTCTAGTGGagtttttattctattttctaattcaCCTGTAGTATGGTGTGGTGGAAGAAGTACTGGTGACGCTAGACAAGCATCTAGACGACTTGCGCCCAGAAATGCACCTTTGATAACTGAAAATAACGAAGATGACGATTTTTGGAGAGAACTCGGAG GTAAAGGTACTTACGGCACAGAAGTTATTGACGACGGAGAAGAACTTGAAAAACATCTATACCAATGCTTGACGGACAATGAAATGTTCGTTGGCGAAGAAGTTCTTGGATTTGGTCAAAACAGTCTTCTTCCAGAAGCTATATGGTTATTAGATGCAGGAAATGTGATATGGATCTGGATTGGAAAATCTTCTATTCCTAAATCGTTAAAGGAGTGTGTACATGATgcaatgatatttttattcactCACCCAGCTGGTCGAGATCGAAACAcaacgatttctataattaaaCAGG GAATGGAACCTTCAACGTTCATTGGATTATTCGATAACTGGAATTACAATTTACTGAGAGAATACAAATCGTTTGAAACATTTTGCACACTTCTGCAAGATAAAGAATTTCCACCGAAAATACAAACGTTATCGAAATCATTGAGTGACTTCgataattatgtaaaatatcctCTTTCTGTCTTAAAAGGTGATCCGGAAAATTTACCATCTGGTGTTGACGTCGTCCGCAAAGAAATGCATCTTACTTTCGATAATTTCATTGCGATTTTTAAAATGGAACCAGACGAATTTGTAAAACTTCCTGCTTGGAAAAGACAAAGACTAAAACAATCGGCGGGacttttttaa